From a single Chloroflexota bacterium genomic region:
- a CDS encoding nucleotidyltransferase family protein — protein sequence MLANTKRSSTWLRTPLSPEQRFLLECVRRSCGVEARPLPAVQQWTLLIQCATTQTVLPALDAVLQDEQQVAPDDVRRLVHLGAALAVEQRLRVQDPGVRLTLQTLVDAGCDPVVLKGAALAYTRYPNPASRLFSDVDVLLPEHQIGRAATCLAQAGYTLVPGPALPAAHQHLPPLQPPDHSIAVELHRGLVEDTAPYRVEIGAMLQRARPVSILGVPVRELDPVDALIHVSVHLSYGHRYTRMPIRSLADILALTSHDRIDWPELVSRARAAHVSGAVIWPLALARGWLGAPVPHAVLAQLAPPRPLTRVLTALLRTGSILDPSLVPDDGSRVLHDTAVELSLVSGCSARTQLATLAQRLLPGPHRVTHLQPVEQTSPTAYLRAMLRPERLSRGVRAALDTVRATRERLR from the coding sequence GTGCTCGCTAACACCAAACGGTCGTCCACCTGGCTCCGGACGCCGCTCTCACCAGAGCAGCGGTTCTTGCTGGAGTGCGTCCGGCGCAGTTGCGGTGTGGAGGCTCGTCCGCTGCCGGCCGTGCAGCAGTGGACCCTGCTCATCCAGTGCGCGACCACCCAGACCGTGTTGCCGGCGCTCGACGCCGTCCTCCAGGATGAGCAACAGGTTGCCCCAGACGACGTGCGCCGCCTGGTGCATCTCGGGGCGGCCCTCGCCGTGGAGCAGCGGCTGCGCGTTCAGGATCCAGGTGTCCGCCTGACGCTCCAAACCCTGGTTGACGCGGGCTGTGATCCCGTCGTCCTCAAGGGCGCCGCCCTGGCCTACACCCGCTACCCGAATCCGGCCTCGCGCCTCTTCTCCGATGTTGACGTGCTGCTGCCGGAGCACCAGATCGGCAGGGCGGCAACGTGCCTGGCGCAGGCGGGCTATACGTTGGTCCCGGGGCCGGCGCTTCCTGCTGCTCATCAGCACCTGCCGCCGCTCCAGCCGCCCGACCACTCGATTGCCGTCGAGCTGCATCGTGGGCTGGTCGAGGACACCGCTCCGTACCGCGTAGAGATCGGTGCGATGCTCCAGCGCGCCCGCCCGGTGAGCATCCTCGGCGTCCCGGTCCGCGAGCTCGATCCGGTCGACGCGCTGATCCACGTGAGCGTGCATCTCTCCTACGGGCATCGCTACACGCGCATGCCCATCCGCTCGCTCGCCGATATCCTGGCCCTCACCAGCCACGATCGCATCGACTGGCCCGAACTGGTCTCGCGGGCGCGAGCGGCGCACGTCAGTGGCGCGGTGATCTGGCCGCTGGCCCTGGCGCGCGGCTGGCTCGGCGCGCCGGTCCCGCACGCGGTGCTGGCGCAGCTCGCACCGCCGCGCCCCCTCACCAGGGTGTTGACAGCCCTCTTGCGGACCGGTTCGATCCTTGACCCCTCGCTCGTGCCAGACGACGGCAGCCGTGTCCTGCACGATACGGCCGTCGAGCTGTCGCTGGTCAGCGGCTGCTCGGCACGCACGCAACTCGCCACCCTCGCGCAACGGCTGCTGCCGGGGCCACACCGCGTGACCCATCTCCAGCCCGTCGAACAGACATCCCCAACGGCGTATCTTCGCGCGATGTTGCGACCGGAACGTCTTTCAAGGGGCGTGCGAGCAGCGCTCGACACGGTGCGCGCAACACGCGAGCGACTGCGCTGA